One Bos taurus isolate L1 Dominette 01449 registration number 42190680 breed Hereford chromosome 25, ARS-UCD2.0, whole genome shotgun sequence genomic window carries:
- the INO80E gene encoding INO80 complex subunit E — translation MNGPADGEVDYKKKYRNLKRKLKFLIYEHECFQEELRKAQRKLLKVSRDKSFLLDRLLQYENVDEDSSDSDATASSDNSETEGTPKLSDTPAPKRKRSPPLGGAPSPSSLSLPPSTGFPLQASRAPSPYLSSLASPTYPPFPSDYLALQLPEPSPLRPKREKRPRLPRKLKMAVGPPDCPVGGPLTFPGRGSGAGVGAALAPLPPPKMPPPTILSAVPRQMFSDAGSGDDALDGDDDLVIDIPE, via the exons ATGAACGGACCGGCAGACGGTGAAGTGGACTACAAGAAGAAATACCGGAATCTGAAGCGAAAACTCAAATTCCTTATCTAC GAACACGAGTGCTTCCAGGAGGAACTGAGGAAGGCGCAGAGGAAATTGCTGAAAGTGTCCCGGGACAAGAG TTTCCTCCTAGACCGACTTCTGCAGTACGAGAACGTGGATGAAGACTCTTCTG ACTCTGACGCCACTGCATCTTCAGACAACAGTGAGACAGAGGGGACACCCAAGTTGTCAGACACACCTGCCCCTAAGAG GAAAAGAAGCCCTCCGCTGGGGGGTGCTCCCTCCCCCTCCAGCCTCTCCTTGCCTCCTTCAACAGGGTTTCCCCTTCAGGCCTCAAGGGCCCCCTCCCCATACCTGAGCTCG CTGGCTTCCCCCACCTACCCCCCATTCCCTTCTGACTACCTGGCCCTGCAGCTGCCCGAGCCCAGCCCCCTGAGGCCCAAGCGGGAGAAACGGCCCCGCCTGCCCCGGAAACTCAAG ATGGCGGTGGGACCCCCCGACTGCCCTGTGGGAGGGCCGCTGACCTTCCCAGGCCGGggctctggggctggggtgggggcagccttggcccccctacccccacccaagATGCCCCCCCCTACGATCCTGAGTGCCGTCCCTCGGCAGATGTTCAGCGACGCGGGTAGCGGGGATGATGCCCTGGACGGGGACGATGACCTGGTGATCGACATCCCGGAGTGA
- the INO80E gene encoding INO80 complex subunit E isoform X1 has protein sequence MNGPADGEVDYKKKYRNLKRKLKFLIYEHECFQEELRKAQRKLLKVSRDKSFLLDRLLQYENVDEDSSDSDATASSDNSETEGTPKLSDTPAPKRKRSPPLGGAPSPSSLSLPPSTGFPLQASRAPSPYLSSMAVGPPDCPVGGPLTFPGRGSGAGVGAALAPLPPPKMPPPTILSAVPRQMFSDAGSGDDALDGDDDLVIDIPE, from the exons ATGAACGGACCGGCAGACGGTGAAGTGGACTACAAGAAGAAATACCGGAATCTGAAGCGAAAACTCAAATTCCTTATCTAC GAACACGAGTGCTTCCAGGAGGAACTGAGGAAGGCGCAGAGGAAATTGCTGAAAGTGTCCCGGGACAAGAG TTTCCTCCTAGACCGACTTCTGCAGTACGAGAACGTGGATGAAGACTCTTCTG ACTCTGACGCCACTGCATCTTCAGACAACAGTGAGACAGAGGGGACACCCAAGTTGTCAGACACACCTGCCCCTAAGAG GAAAAGAAGCCCTCCGCTGGGGGGTGCTCCCTCCCCCTCCAGCCTCTCCTTGCCTCCTTCAACAGGGTTTCCCCTTCAGGCCTCAAGGGCCCCCTCCCCATACCTGAGCTCG ATGGCGGTGGGACCCCCCGACTGCCCTGTGGGAGGGCCGCTGACCTTCCCAGGCCGGggctctggggctggggtgggggcagccttggcccccctacccccacccaagATGCCCCCCCCTACGATCCTGAGTGCCGTCCCTCGGCAGATGTTCAGCGACGCGGGTAGCGGGGATGATGCCCTGGACGGGGACGATGACCTGGTGATCGACATCCCGGAGTGA
- the INO80E gene encoding INO80 complex subunit E isoform X2: MNGPADGEVDYKKKYRNLKRKLKFLIYEHECFQEELRKAQRKLLKVSRDKSFLLDRLLQYENVDEDSSDSDATASSDNSETEGTPKLSDTPAPKRKRSPPLGGAPSPSSLSLPPSTGFPLQASRAPSPYLSSLASPTYPPFPSDYLALQLPEPSPLRPKREKRPRLPRKLKRAHSGCSAEDELDLGEAEGRDSS, from the exons ATGAACGGACCGGCAGACGGTGAAGTGGACTACAAGAAGAAATACCGGAATCTGAAGCGAAAACTCAAATTCCTTATCTAC GAACACGAGTGCTTCCAGGAGGAACTGAGGAAGGCGCAGAGGAAATTGCTGAAAGTGTCCCGGGACAAGAG TTTCCTCCTAGACCGACTTCTGCAGTACGAGAACGTGGATGAAGACTCTTCTG ACTCTGACGCCACTGCATCTTCAGACAACAGTGAGACAGAGGGGACACCCAAGTTGTCAGACACACCTGCCCCTAAGAG GAAAAGAAGCCCTCCGCTGGGGGGTGCTCCCTCCCCCTCCAGCCTCTCCTTGCCTCCTTCAACAGGGTTTCCCCTTCAGGCCTCAAGGGCCCCCTCCCCATACCTGAGCTCG CTGGCTTCCCCCACCTACCCCCCATTCCCTTCTGACTACCTGGCCCTGCAGCTGCCCGAGCCCAGCCCCCTGAGGCCCAAGCGGGAGAAACGGCCCCGCCTGCCCCGGAAACTCAAG AGAGCTCACTCTGGCTGCAGTGCGGAGGACGAGCTGGATCTGGGAGAGGCTGAAGGCAGGGATTCCAGTTAG
- the HIRIP3 gene encoding HIRA-interacting protein 3 isoform X1 produces the protein MARENEMQEFTRSFFQGHPDLSTLTHSIVRRRFLAHAGRDHLEPEEKQALKRLVEEELLKMQVDEASAKQERLHVGKKAKRSPAPCRDPERKRFRFNSESEPSSAASSPDRLNPSAKNGMAADVTPAEDESPNQASKKATESSDDEQQRDLTAKIRLEKEVVKESSEEEEEGSARKRKVWKEESSEEEEEEGKESKGRTRKKPGTKTKQAPGKASGSRKQAKEESEDSEEDPAQGRGKKGAKSHQGSAKESEEEEETVTKNKENREEEEDWKPTDQSSGGKRSVREERSCKQKSRAARLLGERGDREEQKEKAAASSGDSSEEDEVPLVQRKRKDRTQGKDGKRQSGSSEEDGEDSPRKVKPTTGKTAKEGSISGEASDSEKEVSDSEAEGSPKKERKNRSSKKSSKKGRTRSPSSSSIDGSPEHKGRKAGSGRSGEDHPAVRRLKRYIRACGAHRNYKKLLGSCRSRKERLSVLRAELEALGMKGNPSLEKCRALKEQREEAAEVASLDITNIISSSGRPRRRTAWNPSGETAPPGELYRRILDSDEERPHPPPPDWSHLRGIISSDGESN, from the exons ATGGCGCGGGAGAATGAGATGCAGGAGTTCACCCGTAGCTTCTTCCAAGGCCACCCGGACCTCAG CACGCTTACGCACTCCATCGTGCGGCGGCGATTCTTGGCTCACGCGGGCCGCGACCACCTGGAACCTGAGGAGAAGCAGGCACTGAAGCGGCTGGTGGAGGAGGAGCTGCTGAAGATGCAG GTGGATGAAGCGAGTGCGAAGCAAGAGAGGCTCCACGTTGGCAAAAAGGCGAAAAGGTCTCCTGCTCCTTGCCGTGACCCAGAGAGAAAAAGGTTCCGTTTCAATTCAGAGTCAG AGCCCAGCTCTGCAGCCTCCAGTCCAGACCGCCTCAACCCCTCAGCAAAGAATGGGATGGCAGCAGATGTCACTCCAGCCGAGGATGAGAGTCCAAATCAAGCCTCAAAGAAAGCAACTGAGAGCAGTGATGATGAACAGCAGAGGGACCTGACTGCAAAGATCAGATTAGAgaaggaggtggtgaaggagagcagtgaggaggaggaggagggctctgccagaaagagaaaggtctggaaagaagaaagcagtgaggaggaggaggaggagggaaaggagtCCAAGGGCAGGACTAGGAAGAAGCCTGGGACAAAGACCAAGCAGGCACCAGGCAAGGCCTCAGGCAGTAGGAAGCAGGCTAAGGAGGAGAGTGAGGACAGTGAGGAGGACCCTGCCCAGGGGCGGGGAAAGAAAGGCGctaagagccaccagggaagtgcaaaggagagtgaggaggaggaggagacagtaaCCAAGAATAAAGAGaacagagaggaagaagaggattGGAAACCCACAGACCAGAGCAGTGGAGGGAAAAGGTCAGTTCGGGAGGAGAGGAGCTGTAAGCAGAAAAGCAGGGCAGCACGACTGCTGGGAGAGCGGGGGGACAGAGAGGAACAGAAGGAAAAAGCCGCAGCAAGCAGTGGCGATAGCAGTGAGGAAGATGAAGTGCCCCTAGTACAGAGGAAGCGCAAAGACAGGACCCAGGGGAAGGATGGGAAAAGGCAGAGTGGAAGCAGCGAGGAGGATGGAGAAGACAGCCCGAGGAAAGTGAAGCCAACTACTGGCAAGACAGCCAAAGAGGGCAGTATCAGTGGTGAGGCAAGTGACTCGGAGAAGGAAGTGAGTGATAGCGAGGCAGAGGGGAGCCccaagaaggagaggaagaaccGGTCTTCCAAGAAGAGCTCCAAGAAAGGCAGGACACGAagtccctcctcctcttccatagatggcagtccagaACATAAAGGCAGGAAG GCTGGCTCTGGTCGCTCTGGTGAGGACCACCCCGCTGTGAGGAGGCTCAAGCGCTACATCCGGGCCTGTGGCGCCCATCGAAACTACAAGAAGCTGCTGGGTTCCTGCCGCTCACGCAAGGAACGCCTGAGTGTTCTCCGGGCAGAGCTGGAAGCCCTGGGCATGAAGG GTAACCCTTCCTTAGAGAAGTGTCGGGCCCTGAAAGAGCAGCGCGAAGAGGCAGCCGAGGTGGCTTCTTTGGACATTACCAACATCATCAGCAGTTCAG GCCGGCCACGCAGACGCACAGCCTGGAACCCTTCAGGAGAAACAGCCCCACCAGGGGAGCTATACCGCAGGATCCTCGACTCAGACGAAGAGcggccccaccccccgcccccagacTGGTCACATCTGCGGGGCATCATCAGCAGCGATGGCGAGAGCAACTGA
- the HIRIP3 gene encoding HIRA-interacting protein 3 — MARENEMQEFTRSFFQGHPDLSTLTHSIVRRRFLAHAGRDHLEPEEKQALKRLVEEELLKMQVDEASAKQERLHVGKKAKRSPAPCRDPERKRFRFNSESEPSSAASSPDRLNPSAKNGMAADVTPAEDESPNQASKKATESSDDEQQRDLTAKIRLEKEEEEGKESKGRTRKKPGTKTKQAPGKASGSRKQAKEESEDSEEDPAQGRGKKGAKSHQGSAKESEEEEETVTKNKENREEEEDWKPTDQSSGGKRSVREERSCKQKSRAARLLGERGDREEQKEKAAASSGDSSEEDEVPLVQRKRKDRTQGKDGKRQSGSSEEDGEDSPRKVKPTTGKTAKEGSISGEASDSEKEVSDSEAEGSPKKERKNRSSKKSSKKGRTRSPSSSSIDGSPEHKGRKAGSGRSGEDHPAVRRLKRYIRACGAHRNYKKLLGSCRSRKERLSVLRAELEALGMKGNPSLEKCRALKEQREEAAEVASLDITNIISSSGRPRRRTAWNPSGETAPPGELYRRILDSDEERPHPPPPDWSHLRGIISSDGESN, encoded by the exons ATGGCGCGGGAGAATGAGATGCAGGAGTTCACCCGTAGCTTCTTCCAAGGCCACCCGGACCTCAG CACGCTTACGCACTCCATCGTGCGGCGGCGATTCTTGGCTCACGCGGGCCGCGACCACCTGGAACCTGAGGAGAAGCAGGCACTGAAGCGGCTGGTGGAGGAGGAGCTGCTGAAGATGCAG GTGGATGAAGCGAGTGCGAAGCAAGAGAGGCTCCACGTTGGCAAAAAGGCGAAAAGGTCTCCTGCTCCTTGCCGTGACCCAGAGAGAAAAAGGTTCCGTTTCAATTCAGAGTCAG AGCCCAGCTCTGCAGCCTCCAGTCCAGACCGCCTCAACCCCTCAGCAAAGAATGGGATGGCAGCAGATGTCACTCCAGCCGAGGATGAGAGTCCAAATCAAGCCTCAAAGAAAGCAACTGAGAGCAGTGATGATGAACAGCAGAGGGACCTGACTGCAAAGATCAGATTAGAgaaggag gaggaggagggaaaggagtCCAAGGGCAGGACTAGGAAGAAGCCTGGGACAAAGACCAAGCAGGCACCAGGCAAGGCCTCAGGCAGTAGGAAGCAGGCTAAGGAGGAGAGTGAGGACAGTGAGGAGGACCCTGCCCAGGGGCGGGGAAAGAAAGGCGctaagagccaccagggaagtgcaaaggagagtgaggaggaggaggagacagtaaCCAAGAATAAAGAGaacagagaggaagaagaggattGGAAACCCACAGACCAGAGCAGTGGAGGGAAAAGGTCAGTTCGGGAGGAGAGGAGCTGTAAGCAGAAAAGCAGGGCAGCACGACTGCTGGGAGAGCGGGGGGACAGAGAGGAACAGAAGGAAAAAGCCGCAGCAAGCAGTGGCGATAGCAGTGAGGAAGATGAAGTGCCCCTAGTACAGAGGAAGCGCAAAGACAGGACCCAGGGGAAGGATGGGAAAAGGCAGAGTGGAAGCAGCGAGGAGGATGGAGAAGACAGCCCGAGGAAAGTGAAGCCAACTACTGGCAAGACAGCCAAAGAGGGCAGTATCAGTGGTGAGGCAAGTGACTCGGAGAAGGAAGTGAGTGATAGCGAGGCAGAGGGGAGCCccaagaaggagaggaagaaccGGTCTTCCAAGAAGAGCTCCAAGAAAGGCAGGACACGAagtccctcctcctcttccatagatggcagtccagaACATAAAGGCAGGAAG GCTGGCTCTGGTCGCTCTGGTGAGGACCACCCCGCTGTGAGGAGGCTCAAGCGCTACATCCGGGCCTGTGGCGCCCATCGAAACTACAAGAAGCTGCTGGGTTCCTGCCGCTCACGCAAGGAACGCCTGAGTGTTCTCCGGGCAGAGCTGGAAGCCCTGGGCATGAAGG GTAACCCTTCCTTAGAGAAGTGTCGGGCCCTGAAAGAGCAGCGCGAAGAGGCAGCCGAGGTGGCTTCTTTGGACATTACCAACATCATCAGCAGTTCAG GCCGGCCACGCAGACGCACAGCCTGGAACCCTTCAGGAGAAACAGCCCCACCAGGGGAGCTATACCGCAGGATCCTCGACTCAGACGAAGAGcggccccaccccccgcccccagacTGGTCACATCTGCGGGGCATCATCAGCAGCGATGGCGAGAGCAACTGA